In Drosophila innubila isolate TH190305 chromosome 2L unlocalized genomic scaffold, UK_Dinn_1.0 5_B_2L, whole genome shotgun sequence, a single window of DNA contains:
- the LOC117782666 gene encoding uncharacterized protein LOC117782666, protein MIQASLSKTEIVIKTLGMIELTDAHTGMYIKEKILDILHDYEITLDQVFSITSDNGKNMIKAVQILNESTEESLFCDDRETENVMEKLDSIDLNNIHLVRCAVHTLQLCVFDVNKAKEISDKISACRTLSKSLRTETNRHIQQKMFQRRQLMKVKMHLIPHYLRKL, encoded by the exons ATGATTCAAGCAAGCCTTTCTAAAACTGAGATCGTTATCAAGACTCTAGGGATGATTGAGCTAACTGATGCACACACCGGgatgtatataaaagaaaaaattcttGACATCTTACATGATTATGAAATAACTCTAGATCAAGTGTTCAg CATAACATCAGATAACGGCAAGAATATGATAAAAGCcgttcaaattttaaatgaatcgACGGAGGAGTCCCTTTTTTGCGATGACCGCGAAACTGAGAATGTCATGGAAAAACTAGATTCCATTGATTTAAACAACATTCACCTTGTAAGATGCGCCGTACACACTTTGCAATTATGTGTGTTCGATGTTAACAAGGCAAAGGAGATCAGCGATAAAATTAGTGCCTGTCGCACGTTGAGCAAATCGCTTCGCACAGAAACAAACAG ACACATTCAACAGAAAATGTTCCAGAGGAGGCAACTAATGAAAGTCAAGATGCATTTGATTCCTCATTATCTTCGCAAACTTTAA